The Bicyclus anynana chromosome Z, ilBicAnyn1.1, whole genome shotgun sequence genome window below encodes:
- the LOC112053844 gene encoding ras-related and estrogen-regulated growth inhibitor isoform X2 codes for MTSRGIRRKKSSLSEVKVAVVGAPSVGKSALTVRFLTKRYIGEYDHQQESKYKHEALLDGEPILFEILDTCPKGLNELPGNEVAQWADGLFLVYSITDRESFNYVRRAKQSLQPEVPLTLVGNKADMVHLRQVSLEEGEILAKDFECNFAEVAAAEQVNQVGEVFHELCREVLSHRRRAKHSLLDRMLGSKTAYRVYSRGKSDSALPKD; via the exons ATGACTTCGCGAGGCATAAGACGGAAGAAATCCTCCCTGTCCGAAGTGAAAGTGGCCGTGGTAGGCGCACCGTCGGTCGGAAAGAGTG CGCTAACGGTTCGGTTTCTTACCAAACGCTACATCGGAGAATATGATCATCAACAgg AGAGTAAATACAAGCACGAAGCACTTCTAGATGGGGAACCGATTCTCTTTGAAATATTGGACACATGCCCAAAG GGTTTAAACGAGCTACCTGGCAACGAGGTCGCGCAGTGGGCCGACGGTTTGTTTCTGGTTTACTCTATTACGGATAGAGAATCGTTCAATTATGTGAGACGAGCGAAGCAAAGTCTACAGCCCGAAGTTCCTTTGACCCTGGTGGGGAACAAGGCAGATATGGTGCATTTGAGACAG GTTAGTCTTGAGGAGGGTGAAATTTTGGCGAAAGACTTTGAATGCAACTTCGCCGAGGTGGCAGCGGCAGAGCAAGTCAATCAAGTCGGCGAGGTGTTCCACGAGCTCTGTCGAGAGGTGCTCTCTCACCGAAGGCGGGCGAAACACAGCCTTTTAGACAGAATGTTGGGTTCCAAAACTGCGTATCGGGTTTATTCACGCGGCAAAAGTGACAGCGCTCTACCCAaagactaa
- the LOC112053844 gene encoding ras-related and estrogen-regulated growth inhibitor isoform X1 → MTSRGIRRKKSSLSEVKVAVVGAPSVGKSGMCANDPSLSLTVRFLTKRYIGEYDHQQESKYKHEALLDGEPILFEILDTCPKGLNELPGNEVAQWADGLFLVYSITDRESFNYVRRAKQSLQPEVPLTLVGNKADMVHLRQVSLEEGEILAKDFECNFAEVAAAEQVNQVGEVFHELCREVLSHRRRAKHSLLDRMLGSKTAYRVYSRGKSDSALPKD, encoded by the exons ATGACTTCGCGAGGCATAAGACGGAAGAAATCCTCCCTGTCCGAAGTGAAAGTGGCCGTGGTAGGCGCACCGTCGGTCGGAAAGAGTGGTATGTGTGCGAACGATCCCAGTTTAT CGCTAACGGTTCGGTTTCTTACCAAACGCTACATCGGAGAATATGATCATCAACAgg AGAGTAAATACAAGCACGAAGCACTTCTAGATGGGGAACCGATTCTCTTTGAAATATTGGACACATGCCCAAAG GGTTTAAACGAGCTACCTGGCAACGAGGTCGCGCAGTGGGCCGACGGTTTGTTTCTGGTTTACTCTATTACGGATAGAGAATCGTTCAATTATGTGAGACGAGCGAAGCAAAGTCTACAGCCCGAAGTTCCTTTGACCCTGGTGGGGAACAAGGCAGATATGGTGCATTTGAGACAG GTTAGTCTTGAGGAGGGTGAAATTTTGGCGAAAGACTTTGAATGCAACTTCGCCGAGGTGGCAGCGGCAGAGCAAGTCAATCAAGTCGGCGAGGTGTTCCACGAGCTCTGTCGAGAGGTGCTCTCTCACCGAAGGCGGGCGAAACACAGCCTTTTAGACAGAATGTTGGGTTCCAAAACTGCGTATCGGGTTTATTCACGCGGCAAAAGTGACAGCGCTCTACCCAaagactaa